The Gemmatimonadota bacterium genomic sequence GCGCCGGCGCGCGGGTGCTGAGGCGTCCGTCCCCGCCGCCCGTGTTCGCACGGCCGGCGGAATGCAGGTAGTAACTTGTCTCGCGCGAACTGCGCGGCGGCCACACCGGCGAGTTCTTCCACACGTTTCGTCCGATGACGTAGTACTGGAACTTTGGCATGTCGAGGATGGCATTCGCATCGCCCTTGAGCCAGTAGTCGAACCACTTGAGGTAGATCTCGGAGAACTGCAGGCGCGCGTCACCGACCATCAAGTCCCCGACGCGCGTCTGGCTCGTGGCGGCTTCGGTGGCGCAGTGGACCGTGGGGGAGATGATCGCGTACTGGTTGTCGCGCGCCCGGGAGGAGATGGCGTTCCGGGAAAAGAGTTCGGCCTCCTGCAGGGCTTCCGCGGCGAGGTCGAACCACGAGGAGACGTGGAGCGCGGCGATCCCCACGGAGTCCGTGGGGGTGAGGTACCCCTGCGCATCCCACCACGGGTCGTCCGGCGACCGCTCGAGGAAGTTGCGCCAATCCCAGCTCGGGCTCCCCGCGCGATCGGTCATGTCGATCAGCGGGAGCGTCTTGAAATGTGCGGCAAAGTCGAGCGTCGGCAGCGGTCGCGCGCCCTTGTCGCTCGACGCGAACATCGGCATCCAGCCGAAGTTGATGGAGAGCGCGAAGGCGCCTCCCTCGACCGACCCCCAGAACTCGCGTCGTCCGGGGACGCGGCCAACGTTGCCGCCGGCGGCCTGCGGGATGGCGGCGATGTGGTTGGGGTGCCGCTGCTGTGCTGCCACGATCTGTCCCTCGCCGAGGTACGAACATCCCACGGTGCCGATCTTTCCGGTTGACCAGGGTTGGGCGGCGAGCCAGGTGAACATGTCCGACCAGTCGGTGACGTCGCCCTCGTAGATCTTGAACAGGCCTTCCGAGCCGAACTTGCCGCGCACGTCCTGCACGGCGACCGCATACCCGTGGCCCGCAAAGAAGCGGGCGGGGTTCACCGCGCCGCCGTAGGCATTCTTGTTGTAGGGCAGGCGGATCAGCACCGTCGGCAGCGCCCCGGAGAGTCCGCGCGGGCGGTACAGGTCGGTGGCCAGGCGCACCCCGTCGCGCATGGGGACCATCACGTCCTTCTCGACATCCACCTCATATCGGGCCACGGGGCGGGGAAACGGCGGCTCCCCGTTCGGCGCCTGTGCGCCGATCGTGGCGACACTGATGTGGGCGGCGACCAGCACTCGGAGGAAGGACATGGGATGCGGCGGTTGGGGATTCGCTGTTCGCGGTGCGAGGGGCTCCTCGTCTGCGCCACAGCGGGGG encodes the following:
- a CDS encoding CocE/NonD family hydrolase; this translates as MSFLRVLVAAHISVATIGAQAPNGEPPFPRPVARYEVDVEKDVMVPMRDGVRLATDLYRPRGLSGALPTVLIRLPYNKNAYGGAVNPARFFAGHGYAVAVQDVRGKFGSEGLFKIYEGDVTDWSDMFTWLAAQPWSTGKIGTVGCSYLGEGQIVAAQQRHPNHIAAIPQAAGGNVGRVPGRREFWGSVEGGAFALSINFGWMPMFASSDKGARPLPTLDFAAHFKTLPLIDMTDRAGSPSWDWRNFLERSPDDPWWDAQGYLTPTDSVGIAALHVSSWFDLAAEALQEAELFSRNAISSRARDNQYAIISPTVHCATEAATSQTRVGDLMVGDARLQFSEIYLKWFDYWLKGDANAILDMPKFQYYVIGRNVWKNSPVWPPRSSRETSYYLHSAGRANTGGGDGRLSTRAPAREPVDTFTYDPANPVPARGGSICCTGNPKDQPGSFNHADLESRPDILVYTTDALPNGMELTGSLRAEVFLSSDVKDTDVTVKVLDVFPDGRVMNILEGITRVRYRDGFGTPRLMEAGKVYRVPVDLHATSWYLPAGHKLRVHISSSNFPRFDRNLNTGGRNYDETSWVKARNRIHHSAEYPSRLILPVVQEGR